The sequence below is a genomic window from Lolium perenne isolate Kyuss_39 chromosome 4, Kyuss_2.0, whole genome shotgun sequence.
ccgttagcgccttcagccaacaccaatgggccagcttccccccactgtcaggaaagagagtcctcgaaatcatgtaccataagtacacgcgggcgtacgtcctccgagtgtcctcgtcggcctcttccgggcattctccaaagttagtcctgatccattcgaaagacgcgccggcgggagctctcttctttggatctgctggcggcggaggagccctgccaataagcacctccatctgctggcgccacccatcagaagctgtgttcatacacagtggctcgccctgaataggtagtccaaggatcatggaaacatcctggagagtaggggccatctcgccggccctcaagtggaaggtgtgagtctccggcctccaccggtcgacaagggcggtgagtgccgaggggttcatgagtggccccccacggcttacaagggatatgaacgggagaagaccggtaggccggatgaactccgtgtacctctcgtcatacggtatatccgatgtgccatggtaacgaatcttcaaaggttgaagatccgttcccttctccgtcatatgaacagcccggtgcaccctgtcgtactcttcatccagaagccacaccatcctacatgtatgagcaacacatacaacatattatgagccattcataccaaatatgagcaacacatacatgagaatatatccaaataagccatcacacatacattcctaacaaatatgagttattccatcaagaatactaggcatatgtaacacatttgaatgcatttgctaggcaaatattagacatttcaacacatacatacatagaatttgaacaaatatagggttcatatccaaatccactaacatatctagggttcctacacatacacattcaacacatacatacccatttcaacacatacatagccatttcaaacaTCTTTGGTTCAAACACAACCAACATTTCAACACACCTCATACAtaggatttcaacacatacatgtaaaatttcatatctagggttccaacaaatctttgGTTCAAACACATATACTACAATGTAGATTCCACCAACATAAATTTCTACATATCCAAATCCAAGAAATCtaccaaatctagggttcatacccaaatctaccaaatccaccaacactattggatgaatcggagggaatcgaaggggaataccttgaggaatggaggaGGAAGGAGTTGGCCGGATAGATCTGATGATTCCTTGGTTgatttggtggggggggggggcgaaggggaggcgtgcggcggcggttggggaggagaaggagagaggaagagaaagaagaaagaagggtcgggctgggcgcgggcgcgggcgccacacttaagtggatgtgtggcgcccgtggcatcggcgccacacatgctagtgtggcgcccgtggcatcggcgccacacatcgagcctcgcaaaatggctaagtcccagaggaattgtctcacagtatgtcctgggggattacaagtgcatgtgtggcgccgttgggaggggcgccacacatgctgccacgtcggatgggcgcaccagctcagcggcgagggggccacgtcggctgggtcagtggcgccagcaggaggggagccacatgggcatgtgtggcgcccgtgggaggggcgccacacaaaagggttagattggtgaaatagtttcgccggagggtcattctgtg
It includes:
- the LOC139839093 gene encoding protein MAIN-LIKE 1-like, which translates into the protein MVWLLDEEYDRVHRAVHMTEKGTDLQPLKIRYHGTSDIPYDERYTEFIRPTGLLPFISLVSRGGPLMNPSALTALVDRWRPETHTFHLRAGEMAPTLQDVSMILGLPIQGEPLCMNTASDGWRQQMEVLIGRAPPPPADPKKRAPAGASFEWIRTNFGECPEEADEDTRRTYARVYLWYMISRTLFPDSGGKLAHWCWLKALTVLDNRWSWGTAALAYLYRQLDEACRRTGSRTGSGGIGGCMLLLSVWSWDRLSVGRPRVLNERPWPHYPHFPDREPTWAYLWDNVSEMSGDPKIMYMQYTAELDTLTAEQVEWEPYGSYYRIGASMTDLNYKCTEEARRKE